In Zingiber officinale cultivar Zhangliang chromosome 8B, Zo_v1.1, whole genome shotgun sequence, a single genomic region encodes these proteins:
- the LOC122014124 gene encoding uncharacterized protein LOC122014124 gives MGVVLRYVNKHGCVIERFFAIVHVSDTSAISLKKAIDELFAKHKLSLSRLRGQEMELQICEVLDMMVQEMSNRFSESSTEVLTCIACLDPKDSFSQFDIGKLLHLAELYLEDFSLTDRVILEDQLETYIQNVQGEFSMIEDLGSLAKKLVETGKNTIFPLVYHLIELVLVLPVATASVERVFSAMKIIKTDLRNRMGDEWMNDSLVVYI, from the exons ATGGGAGTTGTTTTAAGATACGTGAACAAACATGGATGTGTTATTGAAAGATTTTTTGCTATTGTACATGTGTCTGATACTTCTGCTATTTCTTTGAAGAAGGCTATTGATGAATTGTTTGCAAAACATAAGTTGTCATTATCAAGATTGAGAGGTCAAGAGATGGAGCTTCAAATATGCGAG GTTCTTGATATGATGGTTCAAGAGATGAGTAATCGATTTTCAGAATCAAGTACGGAGGTACTTACTTGCATTGCTTGCTTAGATCCAAAGGACTCTTTTTCTCAATTTGATATTGGTAAGCTACTCCACCTTGCTGAACTTTATCTGGAGGACTTTTCTTTGACTGATCGTGTAATACTTGAGGACCAACTTGAGACTTACATTCAAAATGTACAAGGTGAATTTTCTATGATTGAAGATTTGGGAAGTCTTGCTAAAAAGTTGGTTGAAACGGGCAAGAATACAATTTTTCCATTGGTATATCATTTGATCGAGTTAGTATTAGTTTTACCAGTTGCAACTGCTTCTGTTGAAAGAGTTTTTTCTGCGATGAAAATTATCAAGACTGATTTGCGTAATAGGATGGGAGATGAGTGGATGAATGACAGTTTGGTAGTATACATCTAG